In Acidiphilium acidophilum, one genomic interval encodes:
- a CDS encoding AAA family ATPase, which produces MTPLPVQPAYHLTDRPEQHRWLVEGLWAEEAVGIIGGEPKCGKSFLALDLAVAVAAGVPCLRRFAVTRPGRVLLYPAEDALHIVRRRLESICAAAGTKLAALDVQVITAPSLRLDLDADRERLADTIARLKPRLLVLDPFVRLHRIDENVSGEVAPLLAFLREMQRHHAVAVAVVHHAKKGAGTLRAGQALRGSSEFHAWGDSNLYLRRDGDDRIILTPEHRAAPAMPSITLELNQHDNALALEPSHASAPSPDNATPKSLDDRITAALAETGQPQPFTDLRARCRIRAATLYQRLTAMIDNGCVTKSPEGYRLTQN; this is translated from the coding sequence ATGACCCCGCTTCCGGTCCAGCCAGCCTACCACCTCACCGATCGCCCCGAGCAGCACCGCTGGCTCGTCGAGGGACTGTGGGCGGAAGAAGCCGTCGGCATCATCGGCGGAGAACCCAAATGCGGCAAATCTTTCCTCGCCCTCGATCTGGCCGTCGCCGTCGCCGCGGGAGTCCCCTGTCTGCGTCGCTTCGCCGTGACCCGCCCCGGCCGCGTCCTGCTCTATCCCGCCGAGGACGCGCTTCACATCGTCCGCCGGCGCCTCGAAAGCATTTGTGCGGCCGCCGGAACCAAACTCGCCGCCCTCGACGTTCAGGTGATCACCGCACCCAGCCTGCGCCTCGATCTCGATGCCGACCGCGAGCGTCTCGCCGACACCATCGCCAGGCTGAAGCCACGGCTCCTCGTGCTCGATCCGTTCGTGCGTCTGCATCGCATCGATGAGAATGTCAGCGGCGAAGTCGCGCCCCTGCTCGCCTTCCTGCGCGAGATGCAGCGGCACCATGCCGTCGCCGTCGCTGTCGTCCACCATGCCAAAAAAGGCGCCGGGACACTCCGCGCCGGTCAGGCCCTGCGCGGATCATCCGAGTTCCACGCCTGGGGCGATTCCAACCTCTATCTCCGCCGCGATGGCGACGATCGCATCATCCTCACCCCAGAGCATCGCGCCGCGCCCGCCATGCCCAGCATCACACTCGAACTGAACCAGCACGATAATGCCCTGGCACTCGAACCCAGTCACGCCAGCGCGCCGTCACCCGACAATGCCACACCAAAATCTCTCGACGATCGCATCACCGCCGCCCTCGCCGAAACCGGACAACCCCAGCCGTTCACCGATCTCCGTGCCCGCTGCCGCATCCGCGCCGCCACCCTCTATCAGCGCCTCACCGCGATGATCGACAACGGATGCGTCACCAAATCCC
- a CDS encoding ExeA family protein, translating to MNNKLLALYGLKWNPFTPNVPNEALHVSPRLESFCWRVQHLAGEGGFALVTGAPGSGKSAALRILAASLATLRDVTVGVISRPQANIADFYREMGELFGVELRPHNRWGGAKILRQRWQAHIQTTLSRPVLLVDEAQEMQPAVLAELRLLASADLDSHILLTIVLAGDGRLAERLRSEEFLPLASRMRVRLAIERATPQDLQETLQLALRQAGAATLMTPEVIATICDHAQGNLRTLMIMAADLLDAAAQREAHQIDETLFFETFAIPTPNTTKATARQRR from the coding sequence GTGAACAACAAACTGCTCGCACTGTACGGTCTCAAATGGAACCCGTTCACGCCCAACGTGCCGAACGAGGCCCTGCATGTCTCGCCTCGTCTGGAATCGTTCTGTTGGCGCGTCCAGCATCTTGCCGGCGAAGGCGGCTTCGCTCTGGTCACCGGTGCACCGGGTTCCGGCAAATCCGCCGCCTTGCGCATTCTGGCCGCGTCGCTGGCGACATTGCGCGACGTGACCGTCGGCGTGATCAGCCGGCCTCAGGCCAACATCGCCGATTTCTACCGCGAGATGGGCGAGTTGTTCGGCGTCGAGTTACGCCCGCATAATCGCTGGGGCGGGGCTAAAATCCTGCGCCAGCGCTGGCAGGCTCATATCCAGACGACCCTCTCCCGGCCGGTTCTGCTGGTCGATGAAGCGCAGGAGATGCAGCCCGCCGTGCTCGCCGAACTCCGCCTGCTCGCCTCCGCCGACCTCGACTCCCACATCCTCCTGACCATCGTCCTGGCCGGCGACGGACGGCTCGCCGAACGCCTGCGCTCCGAGGAGTTCCTTCCCCTCGCCAGCCGCATGCGTGTACGTCTGGCGATCGAACGCGCCACTCCGCAGGATCTGCAGGAGACCCTGCAGCTTGCCCTCCGCCAGGCCGGTGCCGCCACCCTGATGACCCCGGAAGTGATCGCGACGATCTGCGATCACGCCCAAGGCAATCTGCGAACCCTGATGATCATGGCGGCCGACCTGCTGGACGCCGCTGCACAGCGCGAGGCGCATCAGATCGACGAGACGCTGTTCTTCGAAACCTTCGCCATACCCACGCCAAACACAACCAAGGCGACCGCCCGCCAACGGCGATGA
- a CDS encoding DDE-type integrase/transposase/recombinase, whose amino-acid sequence MTERGRSRVQERWAQLRFSVIGHLLAAPPEAGALRAALKQLAAREWRHPSTGEPVRFGVSTIERWFYIGRNERQDPVGVLRRKRREDAGQQASMTDEIRQTLRAQYQAHKSWSMRLHHDNLVALAETRSELRPVPSYATVRRFLMTHGLTKRCPMTTRQTAGALAAAAKLDAREVRSYEAEYVNGTWHWDCHSGSRKVLTPRGEWRTPILFGVLDDRSRLACHLQWYLSESAEVIAHGLSQAMQKRGMPRSAMSDNGAAMTATEITEGLARLGVVHQTTLPYSPYMNGKQEVLWGSVEGRLMAMLEGVNDLTLARLNEATQAWVDYDYNRKHHSEIDATPLARFLAGPTVTRPCPDAATLRLAFTRSEQRTLRRSDGTIVIEGRRFEVPNQYRHLTTLEVRFAAWDLALVHLVDPQTGTVLCRLFPQDKAANANGLRRSLQPVSVDPVAPPTRGIAPLLADMIERQAATGLPPAYLPKHEGDDA is encoded by the coding sequence GTGACGGAACGAGGCAGATCGCGTGTTCAGGAGCGTTGGGCGCAACTGCGGTTCTCGGTGATCGGTCACTTGTTGGCCGCACCGCCGGAGGCGGGCGCGCTGCGCGCGGCCCTGAAGCAACTGGCGGCCCGTGAATGGCGGCATCCGAGTACCGGTGAACCGGTTCGCTTTGGCGTCTCGACGATCGAGCGCTGGTTCTACATCGGCCGCAATGAGCGCCAAGACCCGGTGGGCGTGCTGCGGCGCAAACGTCGCGAGGACGCCGGCCAGCAGGCGTCGATGACTGATGAGATCCGCCAGACCCTGCGGGCTCAATATCAAGCCCACAAGAGTTGGAGTATGCGGTTGCATCACGACAATCTCGTCGCCTTGGCCGAGACCCGGTCCGAACTGCGCCCGGTGCCCTCCTACGCCACGGTCCGGCGGTTCCTGATGACCCATGGCTTGACCAAGCGGTGCCCGATGACGACGCGCCAGACCGCCGGCGCGCTGGCTGCCGCAGCCAAGCTCGATGCGCGTGAGGTCCGCAGCTATGAGGCCGAGTATGTGAACGGAACCTGGCACTGGGATTGTCATTCCGGTTCGCGCAAGGTGCTGACACCGCGAGGGGAGTGGCGAACGCCGATCCTGTTCGGTGTGCTCGATGACCGCTCGCGGTTGGCCTGCCACCTGCAATGGTATCTGTCCGAGAGCGCGGAGGTCATTGCCCACGGTCTGTCGCAGGCCATGCAGAAGCGCGGCATGCCCCGCTCGGCCATGAGTGACAACGGCGCGGCGATGACGGCGACCGAGATCACCGAAGGTCTCGCCCGGCTCGGCGTGGTTCATCAGACCACGCTGCCCTACAGCCCCTACATGAACGGCAAGCAGGAGGTCCTCTGGGGATCGGTCGAGGGTCGGCTGATGGCCATGCTCGAAGGTGTCAATGACCTCACCCTGGCCCGGCTCAACGAGGCGACCCAGGCCTGGGTAGACTACGACTACAATCGCAAGCACCACAGCGAGATCGACGCCACCCCCCTGGCGCGCTTTCTCGCCGGCCCCACCGTGACACGACCATGCCCGGATGCCGCAACTCTGAGACTGGCGTTCACCCGCAGCGAGCAGCGGACCTTGCGAAGGAGCGATGGCACGATCGTCATCGAAGGCCGCCGGTTCGAAGTGCCGAACCAATATCGGCACCTCACCACATTGGAGGTCCGCTTCGCCGCCTGGGATCTTGCCCTGGTTCACCTCGTCGATCCGCAAACCGGCACCGTGCTCTGCAGGCTGTTCCCCCAGGACAAGGCCGCCAACGCCAACGGCCTGCGCCGCAGCTTGCAGCCTGTCAGCGTCGACCCGGTCGCGCCGCCGACCCGCGGGATCGCGCCGTTGCTGGCCGATATGATCGAGCGGCAAGCGGCAACCGGACTGCCCCCAGCCTATCTCCCCAAACACGAAGGAGACGACGCGTGA
- a CDS encoding SEC-C metal-binding domain-containing protein — MTKVGRNNLCPCGSGKKYKRCCMAQDEATAREARASAASAAVSPLSAHLCEDCNHDLDDAANAVFALIEAKQFDEAERGAHDVLARFPNVHDGYECLGRLHQAKGDHRQAIECYRKVIAFAVEEPQYYDPEFVDHFQALIAHIETQASSG; from the coding sequence ATGACCAAAGTCGGACGCAATAATCTCTGTCCCTGCGGCAGCGGCAAGAAATACAAGCGCTGCTGCATGGCCCAAGATGAGGCAACCGCCCGCGAGGCCCGCGCAAGCGCCGCAAGCGCCGCAGTGTCGCCCCTCTCGGCCCATCTCTGCGAGGACTGCAACCACGATCTGGATGATGCCGCCAATGCGGTTTTTGCTTTGATCGAGGCGAAGCAATTCGATGAGGCTGAACGGGGCGCCCACGACGTTCTGGCACGCTTCCCCAACGTCCACGACGGCTACGAGTGCCTGGGCCGGCTGCATCAGGCCAAGGGGGACCATCGCCAGGCGATCGAGTGTTACCGCAAGGTCATCGCGTTCGCCGTCGAGGAACCGCAGTACTACGACCCGGAATTCGTCGATCACTTCCAGGCACTGATCGCCCACATCGAAACTCAGGCATCCAGCGGCTGA
- the ltrA gene encoding group II intron reverse transcriptase/maturase, protein MDSAATRRLCADSHRRQQQGGDDGRRSDASENRPWLLHTAKRKTTAGPAARAADPDRLLEEVASEANLARALLNVIRNKGAPGVDGQTVEEAEAQAPRLLAVLRRDLLAERFRPGDIRRVWIPKPGGGQRGLGIPNVVTRVVQQAVLQVLEPIYEPSFHTSSHGFRPNRGAHTAIAEATGYLEAGYRVVVDLDLAKFFDRVHHQRLLDRMSQRITDRRVLNLVRRMLKAAVVMPDGTRVAVEEGTPQGGPLSPLLSNIVLDEFDQELARRGLRFVRYADDANIFVRSERAGIRIMASLRRFLEHRLRLQINEEKSAVRKPEQVHFLGFRFLCNDRASPNTGITLSDKAKRAVMNTIRELTPPNWGRSINSCMEALSRYLNGWIAHYRLCTPEAARELGAIDAHVRRRLRAIIVRQRKRSRFLYRHLLARKISKKAAAGAAYCGKGSWVKSNRPGMTKAYPPAWFCERMVSLKTRWSELNTPRVSDQLTLAL, encoded by the coding sequence ATGGACTCGGCAGCTACGCGCCGTTTATGCGCGGATTCTCACCGCCGCCAACAGCAAGGGGGCGACGACGGGAGACGCTCGGACGCATCCGAGAATCGACCGTGGCTGCTGCATACAGCGAAGCGCAAAACCACGGCAGGTCCTGCCGCCCGGGCGGCCGATCCCGATCGGCTGCTGGAGGAAGTGGCGTCCGAGGCAAACCTCGCACGGGCGCTGCTGAACGTAATACGCAACAAGGGTGCCCCGGGAGTCGACGGCCAGACAGTCGAGGAGGCCGAAGCGCAAGCTCCGCGCCTGCTGGCTGTGCTACGCCGTGATCTTCTGGCGGAACGTTTTCGTCCGGGCGACATCCGGCGGGTTTGGATTCCCAAGCCCGGTGGCGGTCAGCGCGGGCTTGGCATTCCGAACGTGGTGACGAGGGTGGTTCAGCAAGCCGTGCTCCAGGTCCTGGAGCCGATCTACGAACCATCTTTTCACACCAGCAGTCACGGTTTCCGTCCCAACCGCGGCGCCCACACGGCGATTGCCGAAGCGACCGGCTATCTGGAAGCGGGCTATCGGGTGGTGGTTGATCTGGACTTGGCGAAATTTTTCGACCGGGTTCATCATCAACGCCTGCTGGATCGTATGAGCCAGCGAATTACCGACCGACGTGTCCTCAATCTTGTACGCCGGATGCTGAAAGCTGCCGTGGTGATGCCGGACGGCACACGTGTCGCCGTCGAGGAAGGAACCCCGCAGGGCGGTCCGCTCTCGCCGTTGCTGTCGAACATCGTACTCGATGAATTCGATCAGGAACTGGCGCGGCGCGGGCTGCGCTTCGTCCGCTATGCCGACGACGCAAATATCTTCGTGCGCAGCGAACGGGCCGGGATACGGATCATGGCATCTCTTCGGCGATTTCTGGAGCACCGACTGCGGCTCCAGATCAACGAAGAGAAGAGCGCGGTCCGCAAACCGGAACAGGTTCATTTCCTTGGCTTCCGCTTCCTCTGTAACGATCGCGCGTCCCCCAATACGGGGATTACGCTGTCCGACAAGGCGAAGCGGGCGGTGATGAACACCATACGGGAACTGACGCCGCCCAATTGGGGTCGGTCGATTAACTCCTGTATGGAGGCTCTCAGCCGTTACCTGAACGGATGGATAGCGCACTACCGGCTTTGTACGCCGGAAGCGGCGCGTGAACTTGGGGCGATCGACGCCCACGTTCGCCGTCGGCTCAGGGCGATCATTGTGCGCCAGAGGAAGCGATCGCGCTTCCTCTATCGGCATCTGCTTGCCCGAAAGATCAGCAAAAAGGCCGCTGCAGGGGCAGCGTATTGCGGCAAGGGGAGCTGGGTAAAATCGAACCGGCCTGGCATGACGAAGGCTTACCCGCCCGCTTGGTTTTGCGAGCGGATGGTCTCACTCAAAACACGCTGGAGCGAACTCAACACCCCTCGGGTCAGCGACCAGCTTACGCTGGCACTCTGA
- the hmpA gene encoding NO-inducible flavohemoprotein, whose translation MPKPLRPSTIAVVKETVPALAAHGSTITREMYSRLFRNEHIRMLFNQANQGESGAQTHALAAAILGYARNIDNPGVLGAVIERITQKHVGYNIMSEHYPFVAEALLEAIAHVLGEAATPEILSAWGEAYWFLAEILKEREQTIRNGILAAEGGWTGWRDFRVMEKLRESSVITSFLLRPDDGGKVVLHKPGQYLTFMLSPDGGDTIKRNYSISSAPSSDTYRISVKREANGNGGSRYLHDQVTVGSVLKVSPPAGDFFLPADQNGPVILLSGGVGLTPMVSMLEAVVNQGPHIDVHYVHGALNGDTHAMRERVQTLARRNPRVAATTFYSAPGVDDVLGKTHDAEGFINTDWLLANTSLLTADVFLCGPRPFLRTLVAALVKVGVQSDRIHYEYFGPADELLAT comes from the coding sequence ATGCCCAAGCCACTACGTCCTTCCACCATTGCCGTGGTGAAGGAGACTGTCCCGGCCCTGGCCGCCCACGGTTCAACGATCACAAGGGAAATGTACTCGCGTCTCTTCCGGAACGAGCATATCCGCATGCTTTTCAATCAGGCCAACCAGGGAGAAAGCGGCGCCCAGACCCATGCTCTTGCTGCGGCCATTCTCGGCTACGCTCGTAACATTGATAACCCCGGGGTGCTTGGCGCAGTGATTGAGCGGATCACTCAGAAGCATGTCGGCTACAATATAATGTCTGAACATTATCCCTTCGTGGCAGAGGCCTTACTCGAAGCGATAGCCCATGTTCTTGGTGAAGCGGCAACGCCGGAAATACTTTCGGCCTGGGGAGAGGCGTATTGGTTTCTCGCGGAAATCTTGAAGGAACGCGAGCAGACGATCAGGAATGGAATCCTGGCAGCGGAAGGCGGCTGGACGGGCTGGCGCGACTTTAGGGTCATGGAGAAGCTTCGCGAAAGTTCGGTTATCACCTCATTCTTGCTGCGACCCGACGATGGCGGCAAGGTCGTTCTGCACAAGCCAGGCCAGTATCTTACCTTCATGCTGAGCCCCGATGGTGGTGATACGATCAAGCGCAACTACTCCATCTCATCCGCTCCAAGCAGCGACACTTATCGTATCTCCGTCAAGCGGGAGGCCAACGGCAACGGCGGCTCGCGCTACCTTCACGATCAGGTCACAGTGGGGTCTGTCCTGAAAGTCTCACCGCCGGCTGGCGATTTTTTTCTCCCAGCCGATCAGAATGGTCCGGTCATTCTGTTGTCCGGAGGTGTAGGCCTTACACCAATGGTCAGCATGCTCGAAGCAGTCGTGAACCAAGGACCGCACATCGATGTTCATTATGTCCATGGCGCGCTGAACGGCGATACCCATGCTATGCGCGAGCGAGTGCAGACGCTCGCCCGACGGAACCCGCGCGTTGCGGCCACCACCTTTTACTCCGCGCCAGGTGTGGACGATGTGCTTGGTAAGACCCATGACGCCGAGGGATTTATTAACACTGACTGGCTTCTGGCCAACACGTCATTGCTGACGGCCGATGTTTTCCTGTGTGGTCCTCGCCCGTTCCTACGCACCCTTGTCGCCGCACTCGTCAAGGTCGGCGTGCAGTCAGATCGAATCCATTATGAATATTTTGGCCCAGCGGACGAACTTTTGGCGACTTAG
- a CDS encoding Rrf2 family transcriptional regulator produces MRFTRYTDYAIRVLVHLGVNGDGLCSIAEIARAYDISENHLMKVVQDLAASGFIEAVRGRKGGLRLGRPAKDINLGALIRHTECGFDLVDCGSCAIRSACTLPSILAEAVRAFLSVLDRYTLADLLKHRNPLRAILLSDAA; encoded by the coding sequence ATGAGATTCACGCGCTACACCGATTACGCAATCCGGGTGCTGGTGCACTTGGGTGTGAACGGCGACGGACTGTGCTCGATCGCTGAGATCGCACGGGCATACGACATTTCGGAGAACCATCTTATGAAGGTGGTGCAGGACCTGGCAGCATCGGGGTTTATCGAGGCTGTACGGGGTCGCAAGGGCGGCCTGCGCCTTGGGCGTCCGGCGAAGGACATTAACCTCGGCGCCTTGATCCGCCACACCGAGTGCGGCTTCGATCTGGTGGACTGCGGCAGCTGTGCGATTCGCTCGGCCTGCACCTTGCCGTCGATTCTCGCTGAAGCTGTGCGTGCCTTCCTGTCGGTGCTCGACCGCTACACTCTGGCGGATCTGTTGAAGCACCGAAATCCTCTTCGTGCGATCCTACTGTCTGATGCGGCCTGA
- a CDS encoding MarR family winged helix-turn-helix transcriptional regulator — translation MAEPRLTEQHYQTLAAFRFALREFLSFSETAAREAGLTPRQHQALLGIKNAQHTGGASIADLATFLVLHHNSTVELVDRLVRADYVTRESDTTDRRRVFLRLTEAGEARLASLSSIHLAELARIGPILKDLLARMTDAAGS, via the coding sequence ATGGCCGAACCTCGCCTGACCGAGCAGCATTACCAAACCCTCGCCGCCTTCCGTTTCGCCCTGCGCGAGTTCCTCTCCTTCAGCGAAACTGCCGCACGTGAAGCCGGTTTGACGCCGCGCCAGCACCAGGCCCTTCTTGGCATCAAGAACGCCCAGCATACCGGGGGCGCCAGCATCGCCGACCTCGCGACCTTTCTGGTCCTGCACCACAACAGCACCGTCGAACTGGTCGATCGCCTGGTCCGCGCCGATTACGTCACGCGCGAAAGCGACACCACGGACCGCCGCCGCGTCTTTCTCCGCCTTACCGAGGCAGGTGAGGCGCGCCTCGCGTCCCTCTCCAGCATCCACCTTGCGGAACTCGCGCGGATCGGTCCGATCTTGAAGGACCTGCTGGCCCGGATGACGGATGCCGCCGGGAGCTGA
- a CDS encoding chloride channel protein: protein MNLTSKPPAGVTSLGDFTTDRRLFPLSALAVLAGTFGVAAGWLLLRMIGLINNLVYYGIWSAAMLPPGGAVHHGHIAAWTILIPAAGAVIIGIMARYGSEKIRGHGIPEAIEAIMLGGSKLDFKVAILKPISSAISIGTGGPFGAEGPIIMTGGAAASLMAQCVSLTDAERKTLLVAGACAGMTAVFGTPVAAILLAIELLLFELKPRSLVPVAVACITAAIERRFVLTPAPLFPYTGSVTVDPLHALGWVGLGLAAGFGSALLTIMVYGAEDYFEKLPIHWMWWPVLGGIVVGIGGLIDPLALGVGYPDIAHLLAGALIGGAALRLVLVKSVIWAVALGSGTSGGVLAPLLIMGGALGAVAAPILPHAAPGFWAVVGMAAMMGGTMRAPLTSTLFAVELTGNHLILLPVITASMASMAVTVLLMKRSILTEKIARRGHHLTREYSIDPLAVARAQDIMASPAETLAADMTIDAAIAFFLGVDAQHRAYPITDEAGRPIGLVSRADILAWLGNAVPRETSLATATAGRALVTAWSGEMAITIAARMITDDAPRIPVIDDAGRLCGIISRADLLRVHHRVVAAETKRERFFLRRRARRETTGLPTQPALEDA from the coding sequence ATGAACCTCACCAGCAAGCCACCCGCGGGCGTCACGTCGCTCGGGGATTTCACGACCGACCGGCGGCTGTTTCCGCTTTCGGCTTTGGCGGTGCTGGCCGGCACGTTCGGTGTCGCCGCGGGCTGGCTGCTGCTGCGCATGATCGGGTTGATCAACAATCTGGTCTATTACGGCATCTGGTCGGCGGCGATGCTGCCGCCCGGCGGGGCGGTGCATCATGGCCATATCGCGGCATGGACCATCCTGATCCCCGCAGCCGGTGCGGTGATCATCGGGATCATGGCGCGCTACGGGTCGGAGAAAATCCGGGGCCACGGCATTCCCGAGGCGATCGAGGCGATCATGCTCGGCGGCTCGAAACTCGACTTCAAGGTGGCGATCCTCAAGCCGATTTCTTCGGCGATCTCGATCGGCACGGGCGGGCCGTTCGGGGCGGAAGGGCCGATCATCATGACCGGCGGTGCGGCGGCCTCGTTGATGGCACAATGCGTGTCGCTGACCGATGCGGAGCGCAAGACCCTGCTGGTCGCCGGGGCCTGTGCGGGCATGACGGCGGTGTTCGGCACCCCGGTCGCCGCGATCCTGCTGGCGATCGAGTTGCTCCTGTTCGAACTCAAGCCCCGCAGCCTTGTGCCGGTCGCGGTCGCCTGCATCACGGCGGCGATCGAACGGCGGTTCGTGCTCACGCCCGCGCCGCTGTTTCCTTATACCGGGTCGGTCACCGTCGATCCGCTCCACGCGCTCGGCTGGGTCGGGCTGGGGCTCGCCGCCGGGTTCGGCTCGGCGCTGCTGACGATCATGGTGTACGGCGCGGAAGACTATTTCGAGAAACTGCCGATCCACTGGATGTGGTGGCCCGTGCTCGGCGGCATCGTGGTCGGCATCGGCGGATTGATCGACCCGCTGGCCCTCGGCGTCGGCTATCCCGACATCGCGCATCTGCTGGCCGGCGCGCTGATCGGGGGGGCGGCGCTGCGCCTCGTTCTGGTCAAATCGGTGATCTGGGCGGTGGCGCTCGGCTCCGGCACGTCGGGCGGCGTGCTCGCGCCGCTGCTGATCATGGGCGGGGCGCTCGGCGCGGTTGCCGCTCCCATCCTGCCACATGCCGCACCAGGCTTCTGGGCGGTGGTCGGCATGGCCGCGATGATGGGCGGCACCATGCGCGCGCCGCTGACCTCCACACTGTTCGCGGTCGAACTCACCGGCAATCACCTCATTCTGCTGCCGGTGATCACCGCGAGCATGGCCAGCATGGCGGTGACCGTCCTGCTGATGAAGCGCTCGATCCTGACCGAAAAGATCGCGCGGCGCGGCCATCATCTGACCCGGGAATACAGTATCGATCCGCTCGCGGTCGCCCGCGCGCAGGACATCATGGCCTCCCCCGCCGAAACGCTGGCGGCGGACATGACCATCGATGCCGCCATCGCGTTCTTCCTCGGCGTGGACGCACAGCATCGCGCCTATCCGATCACCGATGAGGCGGGCCGCCCGATCGGGCTCGTCTCCCGCGCGGATATTCTGGCCTGGCTCGGCAACGCGGTGCCGCGTGAGACCTCGCTCGCCACCGCGACCGCCGGGCGCGCTCTGGTCACCGCCTGGAGCGGCGAGATGGCGATCACCATCGCAGCGCGCATGATCACGGACGATGCGCCGCGCATTCCGGTGATCGACGATGCCGGTCGGCTTTGCGGCATCATTTCCCGGGCGGACCTGCTGCGGGTTCATCACCGCGTGGTCGCGGCGGAAACCAAGCGCGAGCGGTTCTTTCTGCGTCGGCGCGCGCGCAGGGAGACCACTGGCCTGCCGACGCAACCGGCCCTGGAGGATGCCTGA
- a CDS encoding HPP family protein, protein MSTRAALPRRTLIQRFRDLSPRLSGANAFDRLVAVCGALAGIGLTGYLSSVIVFHGLHASIPLLVAPIGASSVLLFAVPASPMAQPWSIIGGNTLSALVGVAVGRLVHDPMLAAALAVALAIGVMSAMRCLHPPGGAAALTAILGGPAVTSAGFTFAFVPMALNCVVLVAIGWLFHKVSRHSYPHRPGPVAVSTHGTSDRPAPVRVGFQAEDITGALADLGETYDIDPDDLDRLLRQVEIRAFERRHGELLCAEIMSRDVVHIEAAARTGTAIALLLDHDVRTLPVIDGSRRVVGIIGLRELARPGRDVGALMSIPTITQAHLPAAALIAPLTDGRNHAVVVVDAEGRLAGIVTQTDLLAAVASRAGNCRS, encoded by the coding sequence GTGTCCACCCGTGCAGCCCTGCCACGACGCACCCTGATCCAACGGTTTCGCGACCTATCACCCCGGCTTTCGGGGGCAAACGCCTTCGATCGTCTGGTTGCCGTCTGCGGTGCCCTGGCCGGGATCGGGCTGACCGGATATTTATCATCGGTCATCGTGTTTCACGGGCTCCACGCGAGCATTCCGCTGCTGGTCGCACCGATCGGGGCTTCATCGGTCCTGCTGTTCGCGGTGCCGGCCAGCCCGATGGCGCAGCCATGGTCGATCATCGGCGGCAACACCCTGTCCGCGCTGGTCGGCGTCGCGGTCGGACGGCTCGTTCATGATCCGATGCTGGCGGCGGCGCTGGCGGTGGCTCTGGCGATCGGTGTGATGTCCGCGATGCGCTGCCTCCATCCGCCGGGTGGCGCAGCGGCCCTGACCGCGATATTGGGTGGCCCGGCGGTGACCTCGGCCGGGTTCACGTTCGCCTTCGTGCCGATGGCGCTCAACTGTGTCGTGCTGGTCGCGATCGGCTGGCTGTTCCACAAGGTTTCGCGCCATTCCTACCCGCATCGTCCGGGTCCGGTCGCGGTGAGCACGCATGGCACCAGCGATCGTCCCGCACCGGTCCGGGTTGGTTTCCAGGCCGAGGACATCACCGGCGCGCTCGCCGATCTCGGGGAGACCTACGATATCGACCCCGACGATCTCGACCGCCTCCTGCGGCAGGTCGAAATCCGGGCATTCGAGCGCCGGCACGGCGAACTGCTCTGCGCCGAAATCATGTCGCGCGACGTCGTTCACATCGAGGCCGCTGCGCGGACCGGGACCGCCATTGCTTTGCTGCTCGATCACGACGTGAGGACACTGCCGGTGATCGACGGCTCGCGCCGCGTGGTCGGCATCATCGGATTGCGGGAGCTGGCGCGGCCGGGACGGGATGTCGGGGCGCTGATGTCAATTCCGACCATCACCCAGGCGCATCTCCCGGCCGCCGCATTGATCGCGCCGCTGACCGACGGGCGGAACCATGCTGTCGTCGTCGTCGATGCCGAGGGTCGATTGGCCGGCATCGTGACCCAGACTGATCTTCTGGCCGCCGTAGCGAGCCGAGCGGGGAATTGCCGGTCGTAG